The Echeneis naucrates chromosome 8, fEcheNa1.1, whole genome shotgun sequence genome has a window encoding:
- the dhx58 gene encoding ATP-dependent RNA helicase DHX58, which translates to MSDFELYTYQKEVVERALQGENIIIWLPTGGGKTRTAVYVAKKHLETAKRAKVVVLVNKVHLVDQHYNKEFHPYLSPLNYKVVPVSGDSSEKDFFGKVVEASDVIICTAQILYNALINTEDTKHVELSDITLLVIDECHHTNKESVYNKIMRCYLEKKLKGQRPLPQILGLTASPGTGGAKILDRAVEHVLQICANMDSSIVSPKNSAPDLKKVVPRPVKSFDIVEKRPADPFGSHLKWMMELIHEFMNKPADVKLREFGTQEYESDVVDLEKRGVKDDNRCLAQCALHLRQYNDALLINDTLRMMDAYDSLKEFYDKISTKAIDGTDLFLLGLFQENQVELKKLAGDSRYENPKMGRLESVLLNQFGQGVKSRGIVFSKTRRSTKSLSDWVRSNRTLQGAGIKAAIFTGAGSGSFYMTLNEQSETIRNFRKGTLNLLIATSVAEEGFDIPECNLVVRYGLLTNEIAQQQASGRARAANSQYSVVAMKGGREERREITNEYLEELTGKAIAKVQDLSPVEFQKKIIQLQEQAVISSKVLEGLKIEKRGRYSASSIRLLCRNCFTPVASGSDIKLVDNAHYVNINPDFKRHFKVGGQVRLPRSFEDWEPGRTISCNYGNCNRDWGYEMKYKKIALLPNLAIKNLALETPDGRVTVKKWKGIPFSVEDFSFQEYCKNNYPDLLD; encoded by the exons ATGTCAGATTTTGAACTGTATACGTACCAGAAGGAAGTGGTGGAAAGGGCTCTGCAGGGAGAGAACATCATCATTTGGCTGCCAACTGGCGGTGGAAAGACCCGTACTGCTGTGTACGTGGCCAAAAAACACCTGGAGACCGCCAAGAGGGCGAAGGTAGTGGTCCTGGTCAACAAG GTCCACCTTGTAGACCAACATTACAACAAAGAGTTCCATCCGTACCTGAGTCCTCTGAACTACAAAGTGGTGCCGGTCAGTGGAGACAGTAGCGAGAAGGACTTCTTTGGAAAAGTGGTGGAAGCGTCAGATGTGATCATCTGCACAGCACAGATCTTATATAATGCACTGATTAACACGGAGGACACCAAACATGTTGAGCTCTCAG ATATTACTCTACTTGTAATTGATGAGTGTCACCACACCAACAAGGAGTCAGTCTACAACAAGATCATGAGATGCTACTTGGAGAAAAAGTTGAAAGGACAGCGTCCATTGCCACAGATTCTGGGCCTCACTGCATCACCAGGAACCGGGGGTGCAAAGATCCTGGACAGGGCCGTGGAGCATGTCCTGCAG ATTTGTGCCAACATGGACTCATCCATTGTTTCACCCAAAAACTCTGCCCCTGATTTGAAGAAGGTGGTGCCAAGACCTGTCAAGAGTTTTGACATTGTTGAGAAAAGGCCAGCA GATCCATTTGGGAGTCATTTGAAGTGGATGATGGAGTTGATCCATGAATTCATGAACAAACCTGCAGACGTCAAGCTGAGAGAATTTGGCACACAGGAGTATGAGTCAGATGTGGTGGATTTAGAGAAGCGAG GGGTAAAAGATGACAACAGATGTCTAGCACAATGTGCACTTCATCTCAGACAGTACAACGACGCCCTGCTCATCAATGACACCCTGCGCATGATGGATGCTTACGACTCCTTAAAGGAATTCTATGACAAGATATCAACCAAAGCCATTGATGGAACAGACCTCTTCTTGTTGGGACTGTTCCAAG AGAATCAGGTGGAGCTGAAAAAACTTGCAGGGGACTCTCGTTATGAGAACCCAAAGATGGGCAGACTTGAGAGTGTCCTGCTAAATCAGTTTGGTCAGGGTGTGAAATCAAGGGGGATTGTCTTCAGTAAAACCCGAAGAAGCACCAAATCTCTAAGTGACTGGGTCCGCAGCAACAGAACCTTACAAGGGGCAGGCATCAAGGCAGCCATCTTCACTGGGGCTGGCAGTGGCAGTTTTTATATGACACTG AACGAGCAGTCGGAGACAATCCGCAATTTCCGCAAAGGTACCCTCAACCTTCTAATCGCCACCAGTGTGGCTGAGGAAGGCTTTGACATCCCTGAGTGCAACCTGGTGGTGCGCTATGGACTGCTTACTAATGAGATTGCCCAGCAGCAGGCCAGTGGACGTGCCAGAGCGGCAAACAGCCAATATTCAGTCGTTGCAATGAAAGGGGGGCGAGAGGAACGCCGAGAGATCACCAATGAATATCTGGAGGAGCTGACTGGAAAAGCTATTGCTAAGGTCCAAGATTTGAGCCCTGTTGAGTTCCAGAAAAAG ATAATCCAACTACAGGAGCAGGCAGTTATAAGCAGCAAAGTTCTAGAGGGTCTCAAAATAGAGAAACGAGGCCGCTACAGTGCTTCCAGCATTCGGCTTCTGTGTCGAAACTGTTTCACACCTGTGGCCTCTGGCAGTGACATCAAACTTGTTGACAATGCACACTATGTTAATATCAATCCTGATTTTAA GAGACACTTCAAAGTCGGTGGACAAGTGCGACTTCCAAGGAGTTTCGAGGACTGGGAGCCTGGGCGCACTATCAGCTGCAATTACGGCAACTGCAACAGG GATTGGGGATATGAGATGAAGTACAAGAAGATCGCCCTGCTGCCAAACTTAGCTATCAAGAATTTGGCCCTGGAGACCCCCGATGGCAGAGTAACTGTGAAAAAGTGGAAGGGTATCCCTTTCAGTGTTGAGGACTTCAGCTTTCAAGAATACTGCAAAAACAACTATCCTGACCTCCTTGATTGA